A genome region from Maylandia zebra isolate NMK-2024a linkage group LG6, Mzebra_GT3a, whole genome shotgun sequence includes the following:
- the cwc25 gene encoding pre-mRNA-splicing factor CWC25 homolog isoform X2, giving the protein MGGGDLNLKKSWHPQTMKNIERVWKAEQKHEAERKKIEELQKQLKEERAREEMTKYAEETGVLKKKDDRLDWMYQGPAGQVSRDEYLLGRPIDKQITDQYEEPESGPSAETGLLPGSIFNPATPASSLDLAAKIREDPLFEIRKREEAKKREVLTNPVKMKKIKEMLRQNLDKKDKKKKRKKEKKEKKGDKDRRKEKKHKRSSSSSSEEDDEKKHRSHPRDNSSDTKSHSHHHHPGYGLQLPTDRYQQTSTSSGHSGRRERSRSRSPHRNYKDSRSYSSSSSHRSEKKQEPRAPSPQKDRYQRQRNHVPKKLSAEEMERKRREMMDQAKQREEDRENNVKRYKRQDEQEKQREQNAKHDRHAGFIHNMKLESAASSSLEDRVKRNIHSIQRTPASLENFMKR; this is encoded by the exons ATGGGAGGCGGCGATCTG AACTTGAAAAAGAGCTGGCACCCCCAGACTATGAAAAACATTGAGCGTGTCTGGAAAGCTGAGCAGAAACATGAGGCTGAACGTAAAAAGATCGAGGAGCTCCAGAAGCAGCTGAAGGAGGAACGAGCCCGAGAGGAAATGACAAAATATGCGGAGGAAACCGGCGTCTTAAA aaaaaaagatgatcGGTTGGACTGGATGTACCAGGGCCCTGCCGGTCAGGTGTCCAGGGATGAGTACCTGCTTGGGCGCCCCATTGACAAGCAGATCACTGACCAGTATGAGGAGCCAGAGAGCGGTCCCTCAGCTGAGACAGGCCTCCTGCCTGGGTCCATATTTAACCCCGCCACCCCTGCCTCCAGCCTCGATTTGGCTGCCAAGATCAGGGAAGACCCCCTGTTTGAAATCAG GAAACGTGAGGAAGCAAAGAAGAGAGAAGTCCTGACTAATCCAGTAAAGAtgaagaaaattaaagaaatg ctTCGCCAAAACCTTgacaagaaagacaagaaaaagaagaggaagaaggagaagaaggagaagaaaggagacaaagacagaaggaaggaaaagaagCATAAGAGGAGTTCAAGTTCGAGCTCGGAGGAAGACGATGAGAAGAAACACAG GTCACACCCACGAGACAACTCCTCAGACACCAAATCTCattctcatcatcatcatccaggcTATGGTCTACAG CTCCCAACAGACAGATATCAACAGACCTCGACCTCCTCCGGTCACTCAGGGCGGCGTGAGAGGAGCCGATCCCGATCACCTCACAGGAATTACAAGGACAGCCGCTCCTACTCTTCATCCTCCTCACATCGGAGTGAAAAGAAGCAGGAACCTAGAGCTCCCAGCCCACAGAAGGACCGCTACCAGAGACAGAGGAACCACGTGCCCAA GAAGCTCTCTGCAGAGGAGATGGAGCGAAAGAGGCGTGAGATGATGGACCAAGCCAAGCAGCGGGAGGAAGACAGGGAGAATAATGTGAAGCGCTATAAGAGGCAGGACGAGCAGGAGAAGCAGAGGGAACAAAACGCCAAGCATGACCGCCACGCTGGCTTCATCCA CAACATGAAGCTGGAGAGTGCCGCGAGCTCCTCCTTAGAGGACAGAGTGAAGAGAAATATCCACTCCATTCAGAGGACGCCAGCCTCCCTGGAAAACTTCATGAAACGATAA
- the cwc25 gene encoding pre-mRNA-splicing factor CWC25 homolog isoform X1 encodes MGGGDLNLKKSWHPQTMKNIERVWKAEQKHEAERKKIEELQKQLKEERAREEMTKYAEETGVLKKKDDRLDWMYQGPAGQVSRDEYLLGRPIDKQITDQYEEPESGPSAETGLLPGSIFNPATPASSLDLAAKIREDPLFEIRKREEAKKREVLTNPVKMKKIKEMLRQNLDKKDKKKKRKKEKKEKKGDKDRRKEKKHKRSSSSSSEEDDEKKHRLVKRSHPRDNSSDTKSHSHHHHPGYGLQLPTDRYQQTSTSSGHSGRRERSRSRSPHRNYKDSRSYSSSSSHRSEKKQEPRAPSPQKDRYQRQRNHVPKKLSAEEMERKRREMMDQAKQREEDRENNVKRYKRQDEQEKQREQNAKHDRHAGFIHNMKLESAASSSLEDRVKRNIHSIQRTPASLENFMKR; translated from the exons ATGGGAGGCGGCGATCTG AACTTGAAAAAGAGCTGGCACCCCCAGACTATGAAAAACATTGAGCGTGTCTGGAAAGCTGAGCAGAAACATGAGGCTGAACGTAAAAAGATCGAGGAGCTCCAGAAGCAGCTGAAGGAGGAACGAGCCCGAGAGGAAATGACAAAATATGCGGAGGAAACCGGCGTCTTAAA aaaaaaagatgatcGGTTGGACTGGATGTACCAGGGCCCTGCCGGTCAGGTGTCCAGGGATGAGTACCTGCTTGGGCGCCCCATTGACAAGCAGATCACTGACCAGTATGAGGAGCCAGAGAGCGGTCCCTCAGCTGAGACAGGCCTCCTGCCTGGGTCCATATTTAACCCCGCCACCCCTGCCTCCAGCCTCGATTTGGCTGCCAAGATCAGGGAAGACCCCCTGTTTGAAATCAG GAAACGTGAGGAAGCAAAGAAGAGAGAAGTCCTGACTAATCCAGTAAAGAtgaagaaaattaaagaaatg ctTCGCCAAAACCTTgacaagaaagacaagaaaaagaagaggaagaaggagaagaaggagaagaaaggagacaaagacagaaggaaggaaaagaagCATAAGAGGAGTTCAAGTTCGAGCTCGGAGGAAGACGATGAGAAGAAACACAGGCTAGTAAAGAG GTCACACCCACGAGACAACTCCTCAGACACCAAATCTCattctcatcatcatcatccaggcTATGGTCTACAG CTCCCAACAGACAGATATCAACAGACCTCGACCTCCTCCGGTCACTCAGGGCGGCGTGAGAGGAGCCGATCCCGATCACCTCACAGGAATTACAAGGACAGCCGCTCCTACTCTTCATCCTCCTCACATCGGAGTGAAAAGAAGCAGGAACCTAGAGCTCCCAGCCCACAGAAGGACCGCTACCAGAGACAGAGGAACCACGTGCCCAA GAAGCTCTCTGCAGAGGAGATGGAGCGAAAGAGGCGTGAGATGATGGACCAAGCCAAGCAGCGGGAGGAAGACAGGGAGAATAATGTGAAGCGCTATAAGAGGCAGGACGAGCAGGAGAAGCAGAGGGAACAAAACGCCAAGCATGACCGCCACGCTGGCTTCATCCA CAACATGAAGCTGGAGAGTGCCGCGAGCTCCTCCTTAGAGGACAGAGTGAAGAGAAATATCCACTCCATTCAGAGGACGCCAGCCTCCCTGGAAAACTTCATGAAACGATAA
- the psmb3 gene encoding proteasome subunit beta type-3, whose amino-acid sequence MSIMSYNGGAVMAMRGKNCVAIAADRRFGIQAQMVTTDFQKIFPMGDRLYIGLAGLATDVQTVAQRLKFRLNLYELKEGRQIKPKTFMSMVSNLLYERRFGPYYIEPVIAGLDPKTFEPFICSLDLIGCPMVTEDFVVSGTCSEQMYGMCESLWEPDMEPDDLFETISQAMLNAVDRDAVSGMGVVVHVIEKDKITTRTLKARMD is encoded by the exons ATG TCTATTATGTCATATAATGGCGGGGCTGTCATGGCCATGCGGGGGAAGAACTGCGTGGCGATCGCAGCAGACCGGAGGTTTGGCATTCAGGCCCAGATGGTCACGACAGACTTCCAGAAGATCTTCCCCATGGGAGACAGGCTGTACATCGGGCTGGCTGGTTTGGCGACAGATGTTCAGACAGT AGCCCAGAGGCTGAAATTCAGACTCAACCTGTATGAGCTGAAGGAGGGTCGCCAGATCAAACCCAAAACCTTCATGAGCATGGTGTCCAACCTGCTGTATGAAAGGAG GTTTGGGCCTTACTACATCGAGCCTGTGATCGCCGGATTAGATCCTAAAACCTTTGAACCCTTCATCTGCTCCTTGGATTTGATTGGCTGCCCCATGGTGACAGAGGACTTTGTTGTGAGCGGCACCTGCTCGGAGCAGATGTACGGCATGTGTGAATCTTTGTGGGAGCCGGATATG GAGCCGGATGATCTGTTTGAGACCATCTCCCAGGCAATGCTGAATGCAGTTGATCGAGATGCAGTTTCTGGCATGGGAGTCGTCGTACATGTCAT TGAGAAAGACAAGATCACCACACGAACCCTGAAGGCCAGGATGGACTAG
- the LOC101487008 gene encoding phosphatidylinositol 5-phosphate 4-kinase type-2 beta, with the protein MSSNCTSAAPISASKTKTKKKHFIGQKVKLFRASEPILSVLMWGVNHTINELSNVPVPVMLMPDDFKAYSKIKVDNHLFNKENLPSRFKFKEYCPMVFRNLRERFCIDDQDYQNSLTRSAPLNSDTQGRFGNRILSSYDHRFVIKTVSSEDIAEMHNILKKYHQFIVECHGNTLLPQFLGMYRLTVDGVETYMVVTRNVFSHRLTVHRKYDLKGSTVSREASDKEKAKELPTFKDNDFLNEGHKLQIGDDNKKYFLEKLKRDVEFLATLKIMDYSLLVGIHDVERAEQEEMDVEGTGEDEEYENDGMGGGVLTGSFGTPPDSPGNPLNCGGFFGPGEFDPSVDVYAIKSHDSAVKKEVYFMAIIDILTHYDAKKKAAHAAKTVKHGAGAEISTVNPEQYSKRFYEFMSNILS; encoded by the exons ATGTCATCCAACTGCACCAGCGCAGCGCCCATCAGCGCCAGCAAAACCAAGACGAAAAAGAAGCATTTTATAGGACAGAAAGTGAAATTATTCCGCGCCAGTGAGCCCATACTCAGCGTTTTAATGTGGGGTGTCAACCATACG ATTAACGAGTTAAGTAATGTGCCTGTACCAGTGATGCTGATGCCAGATGACTTTAAAGCCTACAGCAAGATCAAAGTGGACAACCACCTATTTAACAA AGAAAACCTGCCTAGTCGCTTTAAGTTTAAAGAGTATTGCCCCATGGTGTTCAGAAACCTGAGGGAGAGGTTCTGCATTGATGACCAGGACTACCAG AACTCTCTGACCAGGAGCGCCCCGCTCAACAGCGACACCCAGGGCCGCTTCGGCAACCGCATCCTGTCCAGCTACGACCACCGCTTCGTCATCAAAACCGTGTCCAGTGAGGACATCGCTGAGATGCACAACATCCTAAAGAAATATCACCAG TTTATAGTGGAGTGTCATGGCAACACGCTGCTCCCTCAGTTCCTGGGCATGTACAGGCTAACGGTGGACGGGGTGGAGACGTACATGGTGGTGACCCGGAATGTATTCAGCCATCGGCTCACCGTACACCGCAAATACGACCTGAAG GGTTCGACAGTCTCAAGGGAAGCCAGCGACAAGGAGAAG GCGAAAGAGCTCCCCACTTTCAAAGACAACGACTTCTTGAATGAAGGCCACAAGCTGCAGATAGGAGACGACAACAAAAAGTACTTTTTGGAAAAGCTAAAACGGGATGTAGAG TTCCTGGCCACTCTGAAGATCATGGACTACAGTCTCCTGGTGGGCATCCATGATGTGGAGCGGGCGGAGCAAGAGGAGATGGACGTGGAGGGCACGGGGGAGGACGAGGAGTACGAGAACGACGGGATGGGAGGAGGCGTGTTAACGGGCTCTTTCGGCACGCCTCCCGACAGTCCCGGAAACCCTCTGAACTGCGGCGGGTTTTTCGGCCCCGGGGAGTTCGACCCCTCTGTGGATGTTTACGCGATCAAGAGCCATGACA GTGCTGTGAAGAAGGAGGTATACTTCATGGCTATCATCGACATTCTCACACACTATGACGCTAAGAAAAAAGCTGCACATGCTGCCAAAACTGTGAAACATGGG GCGGGGGCCGAGATCTCGACAGTGAACCCGGAGCAGTACTCCAAACGATTCTACGAGTTCATGTCCAACATCTTATCGTAA